From the Periophthalmus magnuspinnatus isolate fPerMag1 chromosome 1, fPerMag1.2.pri, whole genome shotgun sequence genome, one window contains:
- the pcdh10a gene encoding protocadherin-10a isoform X4: MLCLVLLLSIINGAASQLHYSVPEEQEPGSVVGNIAEDLGLDITKLSARRFQTVASSRTPYLEVNLENGALVVKEKIDREEICKQTVPCLLHLEVFLENPLELFRVEIEVMDINDNPPSFPETDISVEISESAIPGTRFPVENAFDPDVGTNALSTYAITNNNYFYLDVQTQSDGNKFAELVLEKPLDREQQAVHRYVLTAVDGGVPQRTGTALLVVKVLDSNDNAPTFDQSVYSVNLKENSPVGTLVIELNATDVDEGQNGEVVYSFSNHNAPRIKDLFSIDDRTGRIEVSGEIDYEESSTHQIYVQAKDLGANAVPAHCKVLVKLVDVNDNTPEIGFSTVTESVSEQDAPGTVIALFSVSDRDSGENGQMSCEILGDVPFKLKLSFKNYYTIVTDGPLDRESTDAYTITVVAKDKGQPSLATSKSIKVHVSDENDNAPRFKQAVYDVYVTENNVPGAFIQGVSALDPDIGQNALITYSILECDIQGMSVETYVSINKETGYLYALRSFDYEQLKEFSFMVQAKDSGAAELFSNATVNVIIVDQNDNAPTVIAPIGKNGTAKEHLPRSAEPGYLVTRIVAMDADDGENARLSYSILRGNEMGMFRMDWRTGELRTARRISPKRDPQGFYDLLIEVRDHGQPPLSSSASVSVILVDSVVEGRSGDRASTSKAKDTSLDLTLILIIALGSVSFIFLLAMIVLAVRCQKDKKLSLSTCLLAGECCLCCGACCSRQARGRKQKKLSKSDIMLVQSTNVTSGVGPVGQVPVEESGVGGVGGGFGSHHHQNQNSYCYQVCLTPESAKTDLMFLKPCSPSRSTDTDHTNPCGALVTGYSDQQPDIISNGSILSSETKHQRAELSYLVDRPRRVNSSAFQEADIVSSKDSGHGDSEQGDSDHDATNRGHSAGADLFSNCTEECKALGHSDRCWMPSFVASDGRQGPDYRSNLHVPGMDSALPDTEPAKGFASSFHVDLSETA, from the exons ATGCTGTGCTTAGTGTTGCTGCTCTCCATCATCAATGGAGCTGCGTCTCAGCTGCACTACTCCGTGCCTGAGGAGCAGGAGCCAGGCTCCGTGGTTGGGAATATTGCAGAGGATTTGGGACTGGACATTACTAAACTTTCCGCTCGCCGTTTCCAAACTGTGGCGAGTTCACGGACCCCTTATCTGGAGGTAAACTTGGAGAATGGCGCGCTTGTTGTAAAGGAGAAAATAGACCGTGAAGAGATCTGTAAGCAGACTGTCCCGTGCCTATTGCACCTGGAGGTATTTTTAGAGAACCCGCTGGAGCTTTTCCGTGTCGAAATAGAAGTGATGGATATCAATGACAACCCACCCAGCTTCCCTGAGACGGACATTTCAGTGGAAATATCAGAGAGCGCTATCCCGGGTACGCGTTTCCCTGTAGAGAACGCGTTCGACCCCGACGTGGGCACAAACGCGCTCAGCACCTATGCCATCACCAACAATAACTACTTCTATCTGGACGTGCAGACGCAGAGCGACGGAAACAAGTTCGCAGAACTCGTTCTGGAGAAGCCATTGGACAGAGAACAGCAGGCAGTGCACCGATACGTGCTCACTGCTGTGGATGGAGGCGTCCCACAGAGAACAGGCACTGCTCTGCTAGTGGTCAAAGTACTGGACTCAAATGACAACGCGCCCACGTTTGACCAGTCCGTGTACAGCGTAAATCTGAAGGAAAACTCTCCCGTGGGCACTTTAGTAATCGAACTCAACGCCACAGACGTGGATGAGGGGCAGAACGGGGAGGTAGTTTACTCTTTCAGCAACCACAACGCTCCACGAATAAAGGACTTGTTCAGCATAGACGACAGGACAGGCAGAATAGAAGTGTCAGGGGAGATTGACTATGAAGAGAGCAGCACGCATCAGATTTATGTCCAAGCTAAAGACCTAGGGGCTAACGCAGTCCCTGCGCATTGCAAAGTCCTGGTCAAACTAGTGGATGTGAACGACAACACACCAGAGATCGGCTTCAGCACAGTGACTGAGTCTGTGAGTGAGCAGGACGCGCCGGGGACAGTTATCGCTCTGTTCAGTGTTTCTGACAGAGACTCTGGTGAGAACGGCCAGATGAGCTGTGAGATCCTCGGAGACGTCCCTTTCAAACTGAAATTATCTTTTAAGAATTACTACACCATAGTCACAGACGGCCCTCTGGACAGAGAGAGTACAGACGCGTACACAATAACAGTAGTGGCTAAAGACAAGGGGCAGCCTTCTCTGGCCACTAGTAAGTCAATTAAAGTGCACGTATCAGATGAGAATGACAACGCACCACGCTTTAAGCAGGCGGTATATGACGTGTACGTGACAGAAAACAATGTGCCAGGGGCTTTCATTCAGGGGGTGAGCGCACTAGACCCAGACATCGGCCAGAATGCGCTCATTACATACTCCATATTGGAATGTGATATCCAGGGCATGTCTGTGGAAACGTATGTGTCCATAAACAAGGAGACAGGCTACCTTTACGCGCTGCGCTCCTTTGACTATGAGCAGCTAAAAGAGTTCAGTTTCATGGTTCAAGCGAAAGATTCTGGCGCAGCTGAGCTCTTCTCCAACGCCACTGTCAATGTGATCATAGTGGATCAAAATGACAACGCCCCCACCGTCATAGCCCCCATAGGGAAGAATGGCACGGCCAAGGAGCACCTGCCGCGTTCAGCTGAGCCTGGTTACCTGGTGACGCGCATTGTGGCTATGGATGCGGATGATGGAGAAAACGCACGGCTGTCCTACAGCATTCTGCGCGGAAACGAGATGGGGATGTTCCGTATGGACTGGAGGACGGGTGAGCTAAGGACAGCACGAAGAATATCTCCCAAACGGGACCCACAAGGCTTCTATGATCTCCTCATAGAGGTGAGGGACCACGGGCAGCCGCCTCTGTCCTCCTCAGCCAGCGTCAGTGTGATCCTGGTGGACAGTGTGGTAGAGGGCCGCAGTGGCGACCGCGCCTCCACCTCGAAAGCCAAAGACACTTCTCTGGACTTAACTCTCATCCTCATTATTGCCCTGGGCTCTGTGTCATTCATCTTTCTTCTGGCTATGATTGTGCTCGCTGTGCGCTGCCAGAAGGACAAAAAGCTGAGCCTGTCCACGTGTCTGCTGGCTGGGGAGTGCTGCCTGTGCTGTGGCGCGTGCTGTAGCAGACAGGCTCGAGGACGCAAGCAGAAGAAGCTCAGTAAGTCGGACATTATGTTAGTCCAAAGCACCAACGTGACGTCAGGGGTGGGGCCCGTGGGACAGGTGCCCGTGGAGGAGTCGGGCGTGGGCGGAGTGGGTGGGGGATTTGGCTCTCATCACCATCAGAACCAGAACTCCTACTGTTATCAAGTGTGTCTCACTCCAGAATCTGCCAAGACCGACCTGATGTTCCTGAAGCCCTGCAGCCCGTCCCGCAGCACCGACACGGACCACACCAACCCCTGCGGGGCTCTCGTCACCGGATACAGTGACCAGCAGCCCGATATCATATCCAACGGCAGCATCCTGTCCAGTGAG ACCAAACACCAGCGAGCAGAGTTGAGCTATTTGGTGGATAGACCCAGACGTGTTAACAg CTCTGCGTTCCAAGAGGCAGATATTGTCAGCTCCAAGGACAGCGGTCACGGAGACAGCGAACAGGGCGACAGTGACCACGATGCCACCAACCGGGGCCACTCAGCCG